The Humulus lupulus chromosome 7, drHumLupu1.1, whole genome shotgun sequence region GGCATAAATTTCTTCAAGTTTCTTCCATATATGTTTGGCAGTGTTCAACCCTAGAACTTTCCTTGTCACATTATTGGATAGATACATTTTCTGATTGATATGGTTGTTGGTTATTTCGCAAATGTCAGACCTCATAATTCCCGTGGAGGACCAGTTTCCGGGCCGGATCACCTACCGAGGAACGCCGGCACTGCAAAAGTTGAAAGACAAGTTTAATGAACATAATCTTCTTGAGAGGGCTAACAAGTCAGTATTTAAGTAGTTCTTCACAGTGCCGCAATTCAAATTTTCAGGGACACTCATACATGGGCTGCTTATGAGAAAGATACCCTCAAACAAGGTGCATGAGGTACAATTCCGTATCGGTTGTGAGCGGCTCCGGTTTGGGACAATGGAGTTTGCAATGATCACTGGGTTGTCTTTCGAAGCACCTGACACTAAGAAATATGAGAAGCTTACTTTGAAAAGTGGAAGATTAGTGGAGCTGTACTTTGAAGGTGCTAACAGAATTTTGTCAAGCAAGTTGGAGGAGGTCTTTAAGGCTTGCAAAGATGTAGAAGACACCTGGAAACTCGGACTATGTTTTCTAGTTGACAGCGTCCTATATGGAAATGAGCCTGTCGCCGCAATCGAAAAGGACTTGTTGCTAGTCGTTGAAGATCTTGATTTTTTCTATAACTACCCTTGGGGGCATAAATCGTTTGAAAAGACTTTAGGTTCATATCGCAAGGACATGAGAAAACAAAGAGCTAAGTATTTGGAGAAGGTTGTGGAAAGTACAATGAATTCGAAGCAATGTAAAGGCCAACAAATTCATGCTCAGTACACATTATACGGATTTGCTCCAGCAATTCAGTATTGGGCTTATGAGGCAATACGCGAGGTAGGATTGGAATGTGCAACATTTACTAGCAAGGATATTCCAAGAATGGTGCGATGGAAAAGCGTGAAGATTTTCACTGCCGTAGATGTGGCCAACATGCTGAACAAAGATAAGGTAAGTGTTCTGTTGCGGTCTTTCCACTTTCTAagactaattatttttttaattgaaattcCAGTAATTGTAGTCTTTTTGTGCTTGTTCCACATTTAGTACCACTGTTGTTCTACTTTGAAGCCTACACTGGAGGAGAGACCACAGTTGGTGAAGGTAACAGGAGACCAACACATGGACACCTCCCACCTACGTAAGCTCGGGGGACTAGATCACTGTGTGGGTCGAACACTCACGGAGCACGAGATAATGGAAGATGCTTGGCTTGATCGCATTGCTGGGGATGATGAAATGATGGAGGATGATTTCACACAACAAAACCAGGAATCTCGAACATACTTTCATGGATTATCGGAAATGGTGAAAGACTTGGCCGAGGTTAAGGCAATGCAATTGGACTTAGAGGCTCAAGTTGCCAACATATTAAGTGGACAGAGGGATATGCAGAATCGCCAAAAAGAGACAATGGATAAGCTCGACAATCTACTTTTATTAGTGCGACAGTCTGTTGGGGCGCGATCGGATAGGGAAGATAGCTTGCCTGACAGTATTCTTGGACCATATCAAGGTGATGATGCGGCAACAAATAGTGAGACTCGTGCCAAAATCCATGCTGAAcacgatgatgatgatggtgtCCCTAGTGTTAATTTTAGAAGGCCATCACAGCGACGAAGGAACaattaagacacacatgttccATCTAGTGAAATACTGAAATCATGTTCGAACTAATAATTTTCCATTTTAACGTTTCAGTTCTCTCCTTAAATTCATATCTTATTGGAACATAAACTTTCAAATTTCTAAAACAATCACCCCCTCACAATTTCCGTGTGGTTTGGATGAAACAAAATTAGATTTCTAAATTTAAATATCAATTCAACAGAGAAATACAAACTGCTAATAAATTCGAATGCCATCTAGATCCATCTAGATTACCCAAAAGTAAAAAAGAAATGTCAAATAACTTCCAATTTTGAAGataattttttctttcattaaTTGTTCTAATCAAATGATTACcgcataatttatttattatattttcaccAAATACAAATTGAATGGTGTAGTTTAGGGCCACAATTGTGGTGGGTTTTCCTACTAAATTGAATCTGTACACAATAGTTTGAATAGAAAAAAACTATTGGATATATAATAAGTTTGAATATTAAAATGGAATTATACTTTTTTTAGACAAGTTAACTTAGTACTTAATTATTACACATTAACTCAGTATACAAACATATCTACTTCGTACTGGCCAAATTTAGAGGTTACGATCTACAATGTCGATTGTAGACAAATGTATCTGGACCTAATAAATCAAAATGCCTATTAAAAAACTGAAACTAGTTCTCCTTTACAATTCCTCAACCTTTACCAACTTGATTTAATACATCCGGGAGAAGGAAAAGTGGGCATGGCTAATACCAAAAAACATAGATGGTTTGATTAACTATTCCTCATACTTAATTCTCTTCAGTCTACCACTAGTCCTTGTTGGTACTGGATGTGTGGGAATGGAGTTCTTCGACTTCAGCTTCTTCGTTGAAAATCTGGGGTCCGAATGGGTCTTCACAGGGCTACCTACGGGTAGAGGAGTCTGTTGCATGTAGTATTTTTCCTTGTCAGCGAAAACAACCACCCTCACCTCGTTTCGATCATGTGTTACAAGCCGACATGCTATCTTCAGCCGCTCATCCACTGGAGCAAACTGCAAGGACACATTGATTAAAATGGTTAATTTCAGTATTAACACACAGGTAGacgaataattaattttaacaactACATACCGGAGACATGGATTCCTCCCGTTTGAAGAAGGACTCCATAAACTTCATGACATATACTCCACAATCGTGCCCATTGTCCTGCTGGGGTGTACCGCTCTTTATTGAAACCTTGAAGTTGGAGAACTGGAAGTCATCTTGTTTATGTTGCTTTATCTCGGACTTGAAAAGGCGATCAAGAGTACTTAGCTGACGTGCAAAATGTTTAGTAGtcatgaaaaattaaaaaacaaaacttTTGAAAGGAATAACAATGACAAGGGTGTTTGGCCATATTCTCACCATCTCTTTTGTGGCTTTCGTGCTTACGGTTTTGCTTACAAACATAGTATTAGTAACTTTTCTCTAACTCAGTGTCCACAGATAGAGTAGTTCTACTTCTTAGTATGTACAAAATAAACATTCTTCAACCATTTAGGCCAATCTGAGTAGCAAACCACAATGGAAAGAGCTACTCTATACCACAATGGAAATGCACATTACCGGTATATTCATACTAACGCAATGTGCATTTCCATTGTCTTAAACATGAATATACCACAATCTTCGCTATAAGGATAAATTTAACTACGTTAGTATTATCTTTACAAGTTTGGATTTAAAAatgaatatataaaataaaacttaCGTTCTCTTGTTAAGAGGAACAGTATCTGCAAGGGCTACTTTTATATTCATGTGACGATTGCACTGATGACATAAGTTTTCAAAATGGCCACTGTCTTGAAGTAAAAAAGGAAAATATTCTGCAAGTGGTTGCACAGATTTTTTCATGGCCTCTATAGAGATCCAGTGACTTGGAATTGAGTCATAAATCAATATCGTCCAGTTACGGATGTCAATTAACACTAACATCCAGTGTTGTTCACCGTCATTCCAAGGCACATAGAAGTAATTGACGTCCGACCAAACTCTCGCCCTAACTGGTCTGATTCCATCAACAAACAACATTAGCTTTGGAGTTTTTTTTTGCATACATTACTATTTTCCTGTCGAGGCGCGTGGTATAGTGCATGCACATGTTGTCCAAACTCATCAGTCAATATGCATATATCTTTTGGAAAGATATTATGAAATTTATCCATTCTTTTTCTAAATAAATAGGTAATTTCATCGACATGCTGCCAAAaaaacatttattaattattaattatgatGGGTATATAATTAGTATTATATAATTATCATGATATATTTGAATGATAAAGCTTACCTCACTATCAATATATCGTTGCTTTGCCAACAATATCTCAAAAAACTTCTGTCATGTGACATCTGGCCACAACGAATATAACTTGTACCACCTGTATCGCCATTGTACCACCTAAAGAATGCTTGCACATCATCTTCAATAGGTTGCCTAAAAGGGTCGAAAATAGGAGGTTCTAACTTAGAGTATCGACGTTTCCTCGGCCACGGTGTGAATGGTGATTTCAAGCTTGGGGCCCGTTTTCTTAACCTCAATGGTCGACCATCTCGAACGATTTGTTCTACCTCGTCACCAGGCTTTTCATTAGTAATTCCTTCATAAACAATTGATGGTGGTGTCTCATAGGAATTTGCAGACACATGAGACTGTGTGGTGACTTCGTTTTCTGCAGGTTGTGTAGGAAAACCAGATGTTGTATTCTCAACAATCTTTTCTCCTACAGGTGTGGAGGCCTGGCCACCCTCCATGTTCCTTTCACCTATAGGTGTTACAAATCCATCTCCAACAAAGTGTGCATAAGATGGTGAATCCTACAACCATGAAGTTACAAGGcacattattataaataaaaatatagatgACAATAAAAATAGCTATATTAAAGTTATTGCAAATAAAATTTACTTGTTGGTTATCTTTTGTAGTCTTTTCTCCTCCAGCTCCAGAAAGTTGTGCAGCTATAGGTCGAAAGATGTCAATCAAAACATCAAATCTTTCTAATAGTGTCTCATGCCTCACTTTATTCAAGTAATCATGGTCGGCGATGGTTGTCATTATTGCGTCGTGCCTTTCTTTATTTACACGTTCAATCTCCTCATATCTTGCATTGTGCAACTTTTCTTGGTCGGCTATCACACGCTTCACTGATTCCAATAACTCACTACGAGCATAATAAGAAGAGGGAGGCTGTGAAGATGGATGCAAATATGATATTTGACAAATTGGAGTGAATTGGGAAGGCTCCATATTCAATGATGGAGGCTCCACACCCAAAGATGGAGGCTCAACTTTCGAAGATGGAGGCTCCACACCCGAAGATGGAGGCTCCACATGTGGCGCAGAACACTGTGGATCACGTAAAATGACATCACCcactaaaaatgaagaaatctgaTCAATTACGTCATCTTCATTGTCCTCGTAGCAACCAAGCCTTTCATAACAAAGTTATGCCTTCTCCTTTGAAGTTTGAGCTAATGTAGGTCGCACAAAAAACTAATACACaaagaaaataaactaacataagtTGCCTTgatcatatttttttaatacaagaCAATAAATCATTTTGCATGTGGATAAATACCTCAACATCATTTTCTATTACTTTTGATATTCTTGTAACTGTGAGTTTATGCTTATCATTTATTTTCCAACCAAGCCATCGAGGAATATGGTTTCTTGGGATTCTTTGTCCTACCATGTCACCCAACTTTGGTATTGCTTCACAAATCCATATCTATAAGAGacaaaacaataattaaaatcatatcacaaaatataataaaaaatatccaaaaataaataaacttactAAAAATATAATCATAATAAAAAATTTTACCAGAAATATCCAAGTACAACTAAAGAAGTTCCACTTAATCTCTTTCTCAGTGGGATTATTCTTCATATCTTTTTTCGTGATTTGCTCTATTAGTTTCTCATATGCCAGCTTCCCCCACCAATATTTGTCAAATATATCTAGCTTGTCCACTAGTTGTAGCCATTTAAGATCTACTATCGAACCAGAACTTGACATTATTAGAAATGCGCTAAGCAAACAGATAAAGCACAACTTCACTCTGTCCTTATTCCTACATTCTTTCGATATGCTATCTAGAGCACTAGCTATGTCCTCTATTTTAATAGACATCTTGTCATTGAagtactttttctttaaattgTTCTCAGAAGAAACAACCTTCATTTCTTCAGGTGTTGGTCCGCCACTAGTGTACAATCCAGATACTATTGCAAACTCTTGGAGAGAAAACCTCATAGGTTTGTCATTAATCAAAAACCATAACTCATGCCTCTTTTGGCAATCTACCATCCTCAAAACTATCTGGTTTGCTAAAGTGCCAGGGAAAGAGCCTCGAGTGTCGAGGTCCAACAAACGACCCAATTGGGTGTAATGTTTAAAAACGACCTTATCAGAATTTGAAAGTCAATCTTTTATTTGGTCTATTACACTCAGCGGAGATCTGATGGTAACTTTAGATTTTGAAACTGTATTAGTAGAAATGACACGGGGTATACAAGGAAGCTCTGTCGTTAATACAGTTCTGGGCATCTACAATAATAATTTGccaaatgaataaaaatatataaattaatataaataataagaatataaatataaaaactatAACATGAATTACAAATTTAACTAAACAACCCAAATTTATTAACTAAGCGACTTTATGCGACCAAAAATTTAACTAAAAGACCTTGTGCGACCATGTGCGACCCACATGGTTGCACATGGTTGCATAGGGTCGCACACGGTTGTACAGTATATTTCATTTATTTCGCAAATCATGTGCGACCATGTGGGTCGCATAGGATCGCACATAGTCGCACTGTATAGTctatattttcatattttttgcAAATTGTTACTATGAATcaacttcattttttttaattttcaagtaTTGAATAATGAAAATTTCGAAATGAATAGTGTAAAATTGATTGTTgcattttatctatttttttctttcatttctataTGATAAAGATAACATTCAAACACTAATTTTcatgtagaaaaaaataaaaaatcataatacTTACTTGTTCACATTCGTTTGATGGTGTGGGAACTGTAGTTAATACATCATTGGTTGATTCCATTACAATTATGGAAGAATAATTATTGCAAATAAGAGAATGAAgaacaaaatcccaaaaatattaatggagaatgaagaagaatgaaaagaagatAAGAGTTTTTTTAGTCTTACTACAAATAGGGGAAGGAGGGGATTGGTCGTTGATGAAGaagacaagaagaagaagaaggaaaagagaaaggTATTGACTGTGGCTGGTCTTTTTGGTCTTAACAGAGGAAGAAAGAAATGGAGTGGAGGGCTAATATTTTTGGTCTTAGCAATGGAAGAAAGCAAAGGGAGAGGAGAAGAGAAGGGTATCGTGACTTTAGAGAGAAAGACTTGTGGAGGGCTGATCTTTTTGGTCTTAGCAATGGAAGAAAGCAAATGGAGAGGAGAAGAGAAAGGTATGTGACTTTAGGGACTTTTGGAGTGGAGGGCTGGTCTTTTTGGTCTTAGCAATGGAAGAAAGCAAAGGGTgaggagaagagaagagaaggatATCGTGAGtttagggattttagggtttGTTGTTaatgtgattttttaaaattaattgagTGCCActtcattaatttttaataaattaaataaattaaaaataaaaataaaatgaaatgttATTTTGCAAATTTCAATTTGTTACATGGTCATTTTGACAAATTCCTCGCTATCAGGTATCAACTCCTTCAACTTCTCTAAGAACCATGTCCATGAAGCGTTATTCTCACTGTCAACCAAACCCCATGCAATGGGGTAAGTATGATATTCACTATCTTGTGTAGTTTCTACTAATAACACACCCTTATGGTTAGTTTTGATCCAAGCCGCGTCAATACCAATTACTTTCCTCATGTAAGTGAACCCTCTTATGGCCACACCTAAAGCCATAAAAAAGTACTTGAACTTATTTTCTGAATCAAGTTCAATGTGGGTAGCTGTACCTGGATTTGCCTGCTTCAACATGTGACAATACGAAAGGAGCAAGGCAAAAATTTCTTTGGCCGTTCCTCTAATCAAATTTTGAGCCCATTGTTTTCCTTTCCAAGCTTTCCAATAACTGACTTGAACTTTCATTTCCTTACGCATGAATCCTGCGAGGCTTCTTGGGTTGAGTGGGTCTTTACTATTCTTAAAGTGTCCCTGTACACGAGAACCAATAACACAACTGGATGTTTGTCTATGATTGGCATTTCGGTTCATTAATGAGCAACTGTGAAGACTATAGTATTGTCGAATGACAAAGAAATGTGAATCTTTCATCTTTGTAGCACAGACTCTCCATGAGCAATTTTCACTAATACAACGAACCTCCTTTACAGACTTGGTTGATTTGGTTGTTCGCATTTCAAATCTCTCATTAATGGCGATGATGCTAAGATAATAACTCAAATCATCCTTACTCACAAAGTGGTGACCCACTTTTAAATCAAATCCATCATGTCTGCCACTATTTTGACTTGCTTCTCTATTAAATTGTGCAAAATTTCCCATAAACGTATCAAAATGTTGATAAGGGATAATCTGACCTCCCCCGACTATATTGTCATTCCCAATTACATCATTATTTTCTTGAACTACTTTATCACATTCCTCGAGTACATTGTTACCTCCCTCATGTACTATATCATCTGGTGTGGGATTGGAACCAATGATGTCTTCACCACTCTGCGCTATATCTTCACTCGGGACATAGCTTGGATCATTTGGAAATTGATCTATTACATGACACCCAAAATAGTTATCGTAAAAGCTTCCATTATCAAAAACATCATCATCACAACCAAATTCAATATCATCACCAGTGAatccatcaccatcaccatcattgAAAAGCTTCATCGTTCCTTTATCATTATTCTTTTTGACACACACATACAAATGAATCACTTCTTTAGCTTTGTACAACTCCTTCAACAGATCCTCTACATCAGAATCACCACAAATCTTACTTGGTGCCATCTTGTTGAATGTTTCACCAACCACCTTATGAGTTAtttcaatttcaaataaatttcgaTCAACACCTACTTTTTCCTAGACTTTATTCACTAGTTGATGAAACTTGATACTCCGGTCAACCACAAATCCCTTGTTGCAACCAGTACCAAACCATTCCCAAATACGATTACTTATAATCTTCCACTCACCATTATAGTCCATGCATATAAAGATGTGATCCATACCTGTCATAAagttaaatattcaaattaacaaatgtaaaataagaataccaCATGTGTGAATCTGAAAATTACACTAAGGTCGCATATGGTCGTTTAGTATAATTTTTCGATTACACTAAGCGACCATGTGCGACCAAAGGGTCGCCTTTGGTCGCATATGGTCGCATATTACAGGTCGTCTTCAAACCTTTGGTCGCACATGGTCGCATATTACAGGTCGTCTTCAACCTCGAACTGAGGTTATTTTCAcaccatatttttatttttttcttagaaAAACCTAAATTTATGCTTCATATTGTTATATAATTGTAAATAACAAATACTCAATCGTTAAACGTGAGATTATAGTCAATTACTAACCTTTACAATTCTTGGATGGAATTTTCACTTCTTCTTTAATGGTTTCTTGATTTTCTTAAGTCAAAGGTGAATATGAATATCATTGACGAAGAAAGACTTGAGTACTGTAATGGAGACAAAGAGAAGAACTCAATGAAGATGAAGAAAACTTTAGAAAATGTGGAGAGGAAGACCTTCAAGAGAGGTCATGGTCTTTTGCCCTAGGGTTTTACTCcctgttttttttctttaaatgataaagaaaaattaatttaatgttatttatatttattaaattaattattaagttAAGTTTAAAAGGTGGTCATTTTGCtaataaaaatatttgaaatatcaTTTTGCTAATAAAAGTTTTCATTATGGTCATTTTGCCAAAACACTCGTTAGTGAAGTAGAACATTGTCGGGATTTTTTCATTAGTATACCCCTAaacttgttttattttattttttagaaaaataccaacccTCAAGGCTTGTTTGTACATTGGATTAGtgaagaatttttttaaaatatttccacaaatttgataagagattttttatttatttatttattttagatatttataattgttgtaaattttaaaagatTATACTACAATTAAGTTTTCATTTTTCTagaaaaaaattcttaatttatTGATTCAATCAAAACACAAGAAAAGGGAATCCTTAAGATTTCATAATCTCTTCTAAAAAATTCAAGGTCCAAACAAGGctcaaaataatacaaaaaataaaataaattacacaTGTTGGGGATACTTTCTCAATATAAAACAGTGGGCCCAAAATATATTGAGATGGTCAAGACCAAAATTTAATAGATCGTGCGACTGGCCTAAAACACATGTGCGTACATTTTTGGGTTGGGAAGACTTCACCAAGACTCCCAAACTTTCCAACTACCACATAGGGTTCCTTATGCACTACAGGTAAATGTCATGCTCGTCCCTCCTTCCCTCGAGTCATCTTTTTCTCTGGCAATAAGTGTATCGTTGCTAGCCAATTAACCTTGGTGTGATGATGAATGAATTCACTATACAGGTTTAGGAAGCCACATTGTTAAAGTGCAAAATCTTTTGAAATTTACAGCTGTAGCTACAAGTCACCCTAGTGTGTCGATCCGCTAAAGAGATTTGCCAATTCTAATTGTCACATTGCTAAAGTGTGAAATCTTCCTTTTGTCTTCTAAGACTGGCTTCTTTTCTATCGTGCGATGCTAATGCCACTTAAGGACTCACTACTTATCGAACGGTTATGAGGCTTGCCTCTCCACCTATAAAAAGAaacaattttcttcttcaaacaCACACAACATTACACTTGGCTCATTTACACAAATGTACTTGAGATTTAAACTAGCTTCCTTTGTATAAGTAAAAGATATCCATATACTAGAGGACTCCTTTAGATACAACTCTTTTATCTCATTAACCTTCCTAGGTATGCTCCTCTTTATTATCATATCCTCACAAAACTTGACTGCTAAAGGGCTCCCAACCGTGAATTAGATTTGTTGAAATGGCATTTTAACATGAATAGTTAATATTTTTTGCTCCCGAACTTATGACACTACCATCTTGTGCTCCCTAAAATATTTGTCTGTTAAAAACTCTc contains the following coding sequences:
- the LOC133789409 gene encoding uncharacterized protein LOC133789409; this encodes MTTKHFARQLSTLDRLFKSEIKQHKQDDFQFSNFKVSIKSGTPQQDNGHDCGVYVMKFMESFFKREESMSPFAPVDERLKIACRLVTHDRNEVRVVVFADKEKYYMQQTPLPVGSPVKTHSDPRFSTKKLKSKNSIPTHPVPTRTSGRLKRIKYEE